The genomic region CACCGCCCGCGACTGGTCGGCGGGGGCGGGCTCGTCCGTGGAGCTGTGGTCGCGCGACGGCGCCGACGTCGAGGGACACGGCGAGGAGGCGCTCGTGTTCTCCCACCAGGCCAGCCCCGACTTCGAGCGCTGGGAGCGCTGGAGCCGCTACGGAACGCTGACCGGGCAGGACCTGGCGATCACCGACGCCGATGGAGCTCCCGACCCCGACCCCCGGCCGTTCGGGCTGGTGGAGCGCTACCGCAACCACCGCGAGGTGGTGCGGGCCTGCCGTGCGGGCTTCACGACCGTGCGGCGCCGGCTGGCGACCTGATCCGGCCGCGCGGGCGGCGTCACGCGAGGGCGAGGACGCGGTCGGCCTCCCGCCGCCCCGAGAGCAGGGCGCCGTGGACGGTGGCCGTGTGCTCGATCTCGGTGGCCTCCCCCGCGAAGAACAGCCGGTCGTCGACGGGCCGTCCCAGGGCGAGCCGGTCCGTGTCGCCCGCGCCGACCGCGGTGTAGGAGAAGCTGCCCCGGGCGAAGGGGTCGTCGGACCAGTGGGTGAGGTAGTGGGCGACCGGGTCCGGTGCCTTGCGGAACATGCCGCGCAGCGAGGCCATGGCGTGCTCGACGACCTCGCTCTCCTCCATCCGCGCCAGGAACCGGGCGGCGCCGCCGCCGTTGCGCGTGGCCAGCACGGGAGCGCCCATCACCCGCTGTCCGGCGTACCAGTGGAACCAGGTGCCCTCCTCGGTGCCCAGGTTGACGATCACCTCGGCGTCACCCCAGAAGACGTCGTCGAAGAGCAGGAAGAGCTTGTCCATCCGGCCGGTGCCGAGTTTGCGGACGGCGTCCTGCTTGTCCTCGGGCAGCGCCGGCTCGAAGGACACCCGGCCGGTCTGGAGCACGCCCAGCGGCAGTGTCACCAGGGCGCGGTCCGCGGTCAGGGTCACCGGCCCGTCCGGGGTGGCGGCGCGGACGGTGACGCCGCGGTCGTCGTGGGAGACGGACTCGACCACGTGCCCCAGGCGCACGTCCAGCCCCTGGGCGAGGTACTCGGTGAGGCGGCTCATGCCCTGGGGGAAGACGACGTCGTCACCGCTGAACTCGTGCACGGCGCCCACGGCGGAGAAGGCCACCTCGTCGGCGCTGGCGCCGTGGTCGGCCTCGGTGAGCCGGTGCACGATCTCGCCCGCGTCACGGGCCCGGCCGCGCACCAGGTTGGCGTCGTGCAGGGCCTGCGCGATGCCCTCCTCGATCGACTCCTGCGGGTTGGATCCGACGTTGGCCCAGTACATGTGCTCGTGCAGGAGGTTGACGTCCTCCATGTTGCGGCGGTGGCGGTCGAAGAGCAGGCGCCGGCCCTTGGGGTCGTAGGCGGTCTCGGTGGCCCGGTTGAACACGGCGGTGGGCACGCCGGCCTCGCGTACGAGGTCGGCCAGGGGGTTGTTGCGCTCCCCGCGCATCCAGGAGGCGCCCACGTCGATGGTGACGCCCTCCCAGAGGTCGACGGAGTGGATGCGCCCGCCCAGGCGGTCGCGGGCCTCGACCACGGTGACGCGCTCGCCCTCGTCCGCGAGCCGGTCGGCGGCGGCCAGTCCGGCCATCCCCGCGCCGACGACGATGGTGTGGCCGCGCCCCGGCTCGGCTTCGCGGCCGCGCGGCTCGCTCCCGCGGTCGGTGTGTCCTTCGGCGGGTCCCTCCCCGGCGGACTTCTCGCTCATGTCCTCGCTCAACGCGCTTTCCCCTCCACGTCGGTGACCCGCAGTGAGACCCTAGTCGCGCAGTGTGCCCCGCGCGGGGACGACACCCCGGCGGGGCAACGGTGTGTGCTCCGGCCCGGCACCCCCGGGTCCGGTGACCGGACCGGGGATGCCGTGACCGCGGACCCGGGACGGGGACGGCTCACCGGGGAGCGGGACCGCCGGGCTCGTCCCCGTCGTCCATCTCGATCCGCTCGCGCAGGCGCTCACCCTCGACGTGCTCGTCGTGGGAGACCTCGTGCTTCCTGACCCTGACCTCCTCGACCGGGACCTCCCTCTTGGAGACGACGGGGCGCTCCTCGTGGAGGACGAACCGCTCCTCGCTCTCCGCCATCCCCCCGGGGTCCTCCACCTGGGAGGGGTCGGTGATCGGGCGGCGCTCCACCTGGATCTCCTCGTGGTGCAGCGGGACCGTCTCGTCGAAGTGCTCGCTCTCGACGCTCTTGTGGATCCTCGCCTGGCCGCTCTCGCGCCTCTCGACGCCGATGTCGACCTCCTCCTCGTGGCGGACCATCCGGATCTCTTCGTCCTCGGAGGCACCGACCCAGTCCCCCCGCTCGCCGGCCATGCCGGCACGCGTGGCGGAGCCCTCGCCGGCCGCGCCCTCCTCGGGCATACCGCCGCGGGAGGCCGCGCCTTCCTCGGGCATCCCCTCGCGCGTGGTGGAGCGCTCGGCGGCGCCCGCGCCGGCGCCCGTCATCCGGTCGGCCTCGCCGCCCGCCTGACGGGGCACGCTCCCGTGCCTGGCGAAGTAGTCGGTGATGACGGCCTTCTCCTCGTCGGTCAGGTTGTGGCCCCCTTCGACGTTGGGGGCGTCCTTGACCGTGGTCTTGTCGTAGGGGACCTGGATGTCGTCCTCCACGTTCCGCGATCCCTTGAGGGGGACGAGCGTCTCCTTCATCCCGAACAGGCCGGTGTGGACCGACACCCAGGTCGGCTCGTTCGTCCGCTCGTCCAGGAAGACCTGCTTGATCTTTCCGATGTTCTGGCCCTGGTCGTCGAGCACGCGATGCCCGACGAGTCCCTCGGCCGCGATGTGGCGCGCCACGGTGACCTCCCTGCCCTCGGGTTCCGTCCGGAGGAACGGCCGCTCCTACCGGGCTCTACGCGTGGGGCACTACCCGGCTTGACCAGGCAGGACAGATCTTCTGTGCGGAGATGGCACAACGTGAGCCACATGTTTGCCCCGCACCGGGTTCCAGTGGTCCGCGTCTTGCCTCGGTTGACGCCGATATGGACACACCGGGGACGCCCTCGGCCGCGGCCGAGGGCTGCGGCGGGGGGCTTCGGCCGGGCTCGCCGCCGGTCAGGCGCCGTGCGCCTCCACCATGGCGCCGCCCCGGGCGACCACGTGTCCGGCGCGCACCACGGCCCAGCGGTCGGGCACGTCCACCACGATCTGCGGCAGGCACTCCCCCTCCACCAGCAGGAAGTCGGCGGGCGCGCCCCGGGTGAAGTCGGCCCGGGGCAGGCCCAGGAGGTCGGCACCGTCGTGGGCCGCGGTGAGGTAGGCCGCCGACAGGTCCTCGTCCAACCGCGCGCCGCGGCACCGGGCGAGCAGGTGGGCCCGGTGCAACATGTCCGCGTTGCCGAAGGGACTCCAGGAGTCGCGCACGCCGTCGGAGCCGAGCCCGACGCGCACGCCCCGTTCGAGGAGCACGTCGGTCGGCAGGACGCTCCGGGGGCTGGGGGCGACCGTCGTGAGGCCGACTCCGGCGTCGGCGAGGTCGTCGGCCAGGCGGCGCAGGGCCTCACCCGTGTCCTCGGGAACGCGGAAGGCGTGGCTGACGGTGACCCTGCCGCCCATGTCCAGGGCCCGGGTGCGCTCGATGATGCCGCGGATGGCGGTGAGGCCGGGCTCGCCCCGGTCGTGCAGGTGGATGTCGACGCCGACCCCGTGGAGGTCGGCGATGCCGAACACCAGGTCGAGCTGGCCCTGGGGGTCGTCGTCGAAGGTGCCGGGGTCGATACCGCCCACGAGGTCGACGGCGCCGGTCCGGGCCGCCTCGTCCAGCAGGGCCTCGGTACCCGGCGCCCGGCGCACCCCGTGCTGGGGGAAGGCCACGATCTGCACGTCCAGCGCGTGCGCCAGGCGTGCGCGGACCTCGCCGAGCGCCGCCACACCGGCCAGGCCGAAGTCGGGGGCCACGTCGGCGTGCGCGCGCATCGCCCGGGTCCCCTGGGCGACCGCGTGCGCCATCAGCCGCCCGGCGCGCTCCTCGACCGGCGTGTCCAGGGCGCGGAACAGGTCGGCGTCCTGTCGCGCGAGGTCGGCGATGCCCTGGGCCGGCCGCCGTGTGACCCAGGGTTCGCCCCAGGTGGTCTTGTCGGGGTGGATGTGCGCGTCCACGAGGGTCGGCAGGGCGATCCGGCCGCCGCAGTCCACCACGTGCGCCTCGCCGAGCGGCGTCTGCGCGATCCTGCCGTCCACGACCACCAGGTCGACGGGCGCGCCGCCCATGGGCCGGACGTCGCGGTAGACCGTCGTGCGGTACTGCAGGGACATGGTGGGCCTCTCCAAGGGACGGCGGTGCTTCCACATCGTGATCGATGACGTTCGCGATACGGCAGCATCCTAGGGCGTGTGCCGTGGACACCTCCGAGCGCGCCGATGCCCTCCGGGCGGGACGTGTCCCGTTGTCCGTACGATCCGGTACAACATGAGCACCCGCCTCCGCTCCCCCACGACCCTGGAAGAGGACTCCGTGACGACCCACGGCTCCGGCCACGCCGGCCACCCGCCTCCGCCGGATCTGCTCTGGGCCCACGCGGGAGCGCTCGCGGCGCTCGCCTCCGGGAAGGCGGACCCCTTCGGCCTGTTCCGCCTGGAGGGCCCGGCCCTGTGCTTCGACGACGGCGGGAGCAGCGACTGGCGGCTGGCCTGGTGCGGCCGCGGGCGGGCGGTCCTGGTGGGCCACGACCGCGACGCCAGCGACGCCACCCGCCATGACAGGCGGCCGGTGGACCTCCTCGACGGGGCACCCGACTGGCTCCCGTGGTCCTGGGTGCGCGACCGGCGGTTCCGCGAGAACATCGGCTTCGTGTACTGGTGGGACGGGGGCGGATGGGAGCACACGCCCTACCCCGACGACTGGGAGTCCGACGGCGCCTCCTTCGCCCGGTACACGACGACCGACCGCGCGGCGGCGGAGATCGTCGAGACGGTCTTCGACGGGTACGCCCCCGAGGACGAGGACGGGAACGACCCCCTCGCCGAGCCGGGCGCCGCCCTCATGGCGCACGCGCGCCGGGGCACCGTCGACGCCCGCGCCCTGGCCGATGTCCTGTCCGTCCTGGACCGCATCGACGAGGACGAGAGCGGGGACGCGGACGTTGATGACGGCGGCGACCACGGCCCGCGGTGGGACGCGGAGGCCGCACGGGAAACGGCGCGCCTGCTGGGCCTGACCCCCGGCTCCGAGCGCCCGCTCCTCCCGCCCGCGGAGGGGCGCCCGCCCCGCGCACCGCGGCCCGTGATCAGCGAACGCGAGTGGTCCCTCCTGGTCGGCGACGCCATGGCCCGCTCCCCCGAGCTGGACCGGCCGCCGGTCGCGGCGACCCCCGCCCTGGAGCGCGTGGTGGCCCGCGTGCGCGACCTCGGCCTGGCGCACCCGGGCGCCGCCACCCTGCACTACGACTTCCGTGGGAACCGCAGGATCACGGACGGCACCGGCACCCTGTACAAGGAGTACGACACGGAGCTGTTGGAGTGCCTCGCCGCGCTGCGCGAGGACGAGGGCGACCCCGAACGCGGCCGCTGGCTCGGCCTGCGGCTGCGTGTGACGCGGGACGGGGTCGAGGCGCGGCGCCGCTTCGACGGCCCGCCCGACGGCGGCCTCGGGTCGACACCGATCGACGAGGTCGGCGCGCTGCACCACCTGCGCCGGGAGATGGACCGGCGCGCCCCGGCCTGGCGTCCCTCCTGGGCGGACCTGTTGTCGTGGGAGACCCTGTGCCTGCCGCCCGCCCCTCCCCCGCGCACGAGCCCCGCACGCCCCACGGATCCCCTCGACGAGGACGCCGAGCGGGCCCTGCTCGCGGACGTGCACCGGTTCCTGACCGAGCGCCGCACGCCCGGATGGCGTGAGGTGGAGCTCGACGCCCGCTGCCTGGTCGGCTACGAGCGGCTGCGGGTCCGGGTGGCCGGCGAGGACGGGCAGGTCCGCGGCGGCCCGGTCCCCTTCCGGGTCCCGTACCTGGTCCGGCGGCTGAGGTCGGGCCTGTACCGGCCCGGGCGCGGTACGTGGTTCGGGTTCCGGCTGGTGTGCGGTCCCGGGGCCGGGGAGTTCCGCGCCTGCTACGACTTCGACGCCGAGCCGGCGTTCGACCTGCCGCCGCTGGACTTCGGCTACGCCCTGGACGTCGCCTACTTCCCGCGCTCGGCGGAGCACACGCCCGCGTGGCTGGCCCAGCGGACAGCCGGGGCCCGGACGGACCGGACCCCGGCTCGCTGACCGCCGGTGGCGCGTGTCAGCAGGTGTTGTTCTGGCTGTTGTTCCAGGTGATGTTGCGGACCACGGTGTTGACGGCGCACGGGTTCTCGTTGATCGCCGTGTCGGTGAGCGTCAGGTTCTCGAAGGTGATGTCGGAGGTGTTGGCGAACTCCGAGCGGGCGGCGATCCGGATGCTGCCCGGCCCGGCGACCGATCCGCCCTGGCTGGCGACGGTCACGTTGTGGCAGTTCTCGATGAGCATGGCGTTGTTGCCGGTGTTGGCGATGTCGACGCGCTCGATCACCGCGCCCCCGCTCTCGGAGACGCAGAAGATCCCGCGGCCGCCACCGCGCGCGCGGACCTCGCCCACGCGGATGTTGGTCTCGTAACCGCCGTTCAGGCGCCCGTTGCGGTTGGCCATCCGGAACGCCGCGTAGCCCGTCCCGGTGCCGGCGCCCTCGGCATCGACCCGGCCGACGGTCGCGTTGACGGTGTCGTTGAGCAGCAGGCCGGAGTAGGCCGTGTCGCGCGCCGTCACCGTCCCGATGGTGAGCCCGTCGACGCCGTAGGTCTCCACGCCGTGGTTGCCGGTGCCGGAGACGTAGACGTCGTCGATGCTGATGTCGCGCGCCTCACGGACCGCGTCGTTGTCGCGGCTGTCGATGCGCATGCCCAGACCGCCCGACAGGCGCAGGTCCACCTGGCCGAAGTGCACGTTCTCCGACGTGCGGACGTAGACCCCGAAGTACGGGTTGCCGGTCACGGACAGGTGGGGGACGGACACGTCCTCGGCGTGCCTGATCCGCACCGCCGCGTTGTTGCCACTGGGCGTCCCCGTCACGTTGATCGTTCCGCACACCTCCAGCGAGGTGTGGCTGGGCAGGTCCAACGAGGCGTTGGCGGGCATGGAGCCGGAGCCGCGCACGACCACGCGCTCCTGGGAACCGCGCCCGGGCGTGAGGCCGTCGACGGCCGCGCGCATGGCGGACAGCATGTCGCCGCCGGTGTAGAGGGTGTCGGAGCCGCGGCGCGCGGTCCAGGTGGAACCGTTCTGCACGGCCTCGGTGGTGGGGGTGCCGGCGCCGCAGTCGTCGCCGGATCCGCCGTCGACCTCGACCAGCGTCCACACCTGCGCGGCGCCGCCGTGGTGCTCGAACTGGGACAGCCGGCCGCCGGGCTCGGTGCTCCAGTCCCACACCTCCAGGGCCTTGCCGCTGTTGCGGTTGACGAAGGAGACGCCGCCGCCGGTGTCGACCGGCAGCCACTGCTGGTTGGGGTTGCCGAGGTCGGTGTACTGGCGGATCTCGGCGCCGTCCTCGGTGGAGTGCTCCCACACGTCGATGGCCTTGCCGCTGTTGCGGTTGACGATGCGGTAGTAGCCGTCTCCGGCGGGGACGAACCGGAACTGCTGCCAGGGGCGGTCGGTGCGCTCCCACTGGACGATTTCGGCACCGTCCTCGGTGGAGCCGCCGGTGACGTCGGCGACCAGGCCGCTGTGGTGGTTGCGCAGGACGTAGTAGGCGCCGGTGTCGATGTCGGCGGCCTGGGCCGGGCCGGCCGTGAGGCTCGTGAGGCCCACGGCGAGCAGGAGGGCGACGGCCGCGGAGAGCGCCCGGCGCAGGAGGGATCGGGGGGACGGGGGTGGGGGTGGGGGGATGGAACGCACTGTGGCTCCTCGCGTTCGGCCTCCGGGCGGGGGTCGCCCGAAGGTGACTGGGGGTACGGGAGCGCTCCCAGAGTGTGCACACGGTGAAGGTAACACGGAAAGCGCCTTCCCGAAACGGGGGCAGGGCGGGGACGGGGTCCCGTCCCGGGCAGGTCGTGCCGGGACGGGACCGGGACCGTCAGGGGGTCAGCAGGAGTTGTCCTGGCTGTCGTCCCAGGTGATGCCGCGCAGGACGGTGTTCACGGCGCACGGGTTCTCGTTGAAGGCCGTGTCGGACAGCGTGAGGTTCTCGAAGGTGATGTCGGAGGTGTTGGCGAACTCCGAGCGGGCGGCGATCCGGATGTCGCCCGGCCCGGCGATGGTGCCACCGCGGACGGTGACGTTGTGGCAGTTCTCGATGAGGGCGGCGTTGCCCCCGGTGTCGGCGATGTCCACGTTCTCGATCACCGCGCCGCCGCTCTCGGAGACGCAGAAGATCCCGCGGCCGCCGCCGCGCGCGCGGACCTCGCCCACGCGGACGTTGGTGTCGTAGCCGCCGTTCAGGCGCCCGTTGCGGTTGGCCATCCGGAACGCCGCGTAGCCGGTCCCGGTGCCCGCGCCCTCGGCGTCCACGCTCCCGACCGTGGCATTGACGGTGTCGTTGAGCAGCAGGCCGGAGTAGCCGGTGTCGCGGGCGGTGACGCTGCCGATGGTGAGGCCGTCCACGCCGTAGGTCTCGACACCGTGGTTGCCGGTGCCGGAGACGTGGACGTCGTCGATGCTGATGTCGCGCGCCTCGCGCACGGAGTCGTCGTCGCGGCTGTCGATGCGCATGCCCAGACCGCCCGACAGGCGCAGGTCGATCTGTCCGAAGTGCACGTCCTGCGACGTCCGGACGTAGACGCCGAAGTACGGCGTCCCGGTGACGGACAGGTGGGGGACGGAGACGTCCTCGGCGTGCCGGACGCGCACGGCGGCGTTGGCGCCGCTGGGTGTGCCGGTGACGTCGATGGTGCCGCACACCTCCAGCGAGGTGTGGCTGGGCAGGTCCAGCGACGCGTCGGCGGGCATGGAGCCGGAGCCCCGGACCACGACGCGCTCCTGTGAGCCGCGCCCGGGGTCGAGACTGTCGACCGCCGCGCGCATCGCGGCGAGCATGTCGCCGCCCTCGTAGACGACGTCGCCGCCGTTGCGGGAGGTCCAGGTGGAGCCGTTCCGGACGGCCTCGGCGTCGAAGTCGCCGTCGCCGCAGGCGGCGGCCGCGGTTCCGGCACCGTCCGCGGCCTCGGCGGGGGCCGCGTCCTGGGCGCCGCTCTGGAGTGCGGCGGGGTCCGGGGCGGTGGGCCACTGCGCGGCCGCGGCGACCACGCCCAGTCCCAGCGCGACGGCGGCGGCCGCGCCGACCAGTGTGCGGCGCGGTCTCCCGCGGCCCCCCCGACGCCCTCCGGCGGGGTCGCGCCTCGCCGGGGTCGTGACGTGCGGATGTCATGGGTACTCCTTCGTGCCGGCCCTGGAGGGGCGGGGCTCCAGGGGTGGACGACGGGCTGTGATAGCGCTCACAAAGCCCGTGGAGTCTGGGAAACTAGCATGGAAAGCGTATTCCCGATACGGGGGCACCACAGGGCCGCAACGCCTGCGCCCCAAGGGATCCGTGGTTGACTGGCGTTCGTCCGCCCTGTACGCCAGGTCCGATCGACGGCGCGTCGAAGGACCTCCCCCACCGCGTTTGGGAGCACCATGCCACCGACGGACGCCACCCCGGCCTGGGTGGAGATGCGGCTGCCCGCCTCCGCCGAGGACCTGCCCCCGACCGCGCCCCGCGCCATCGGCCGCTACCGCCTGCTCAAGCGGCTGGGCGCGGGCGGCATGGGCGTGGTGTACGCGGCGGCCACCCCCGAGGGCCGGGCCGTGGCCGTCAAGACCGTGCACGCGGAGTACGCGGAGAACCCCGACTTCCGGGCCCGGTTCGCCCGCGAGGTGGGCCTGCTCCGCCGGGTCGGCGGGGCCTGCGTGGTCCCGCTCGTGGACGCCGACGTGACCGCCGAGCGCCCGTGGCTGGTCACTCCCCTGGTGGAGGGCCCGACCCTGGGCGCGTACGTGCGCGAACACGGCCCGCTCGAACCGCACCTTGTGCGGGGCCTGGCCGTCGGCGTCGCCGAGGCCCTCGTGCGCGTCCACGGACAGGGGGTGGTCCACCGCGACCTCAAGCCCGCCAACGTCATCCTCTCCCCGTCGGGTCCCAAGGTCCTGGACTTCGGTATCGCGCGGGCGATCGACGAGACCGCGCTGACGCGCACCGGTTCCGTGGTCGGCTCCTCCGGCTGGATCAGCCCGCAGCACTACCGGGGCGAGCCGGCGACCTTCGCCGACGACGTGTTCGCCTGGGGTGCGCTGACGGCCTACTCCGCGACCGGGCGGCCGCCGTTCGGCGGCGGGGCGGCCGACGCCGTCGCCTACCGGGTCCTGCACGAGGAACCCGACCTGGCGGGCCTGACCGGGCCGCTCGCCGCGCTGGTCCGCCGCGCGCTCGACAAGTCCGCGGCGGCCAGGCCCGGCGCCGCCGAGATCGTCCGGGAGGCCAGCGGCGGACACGTGTCGTCCGCCGAGACGGCGACCCGGGTCGTGACGTCCCTGCTGCGGGACGACTGGTCAGGGCTGCCGGAACCGGCCGTGCGCCGGCACCGCGTACCGCTCGCGCCGCGCCGCCCGCGCGACCGGAGGGGGCGCGGCCGGGCCCTGGCCGTGGGCGCCGGTGCGGCGGCGCTGCTCCTCGCGGTCGTGGCGGGGGGCTGGTGGCTCGGACGGACCGCACAGGGCGAGGGCGGGACCGCCGGGGACGCGGCACCCCCGGCGACCGGGGAGCCGGTGGCGGAGTCCGCGCCCCCTGAGGTGGTCACGACTCCGGCCCGGGTGGGCTGGTCCGCCGAGCCCGATACCCCGCGGCCCGGTGACGACGCGATCGGCCTGTACCCGTTCCGGTTCAGCGAGGAGCGCAGCGACCCGATCTCCGGCGCCCACGACGCGGACTTCTCCGGGTCCGCACCGATGTGGGCGCGCGTGGCGGAGGACGCGGAGCTGTACTGCGCCGCCGTGCTCTGCGAGCACGCGTCGGTCGGCGACGAGGCCTACGGGGAAGGGAGTCTCGACGCGTCCGGCTACGGCACGATCCCGATCGAGCGCGAGGACCTGTACGAGCACTTCGACGCCTACCGCCCGAACGCCCTGACCCCCGAGGTCTTCGTCGTCGCGGAGGTCGAGTACACCGTCGGCGCGGACGGCGTCGCGGAGATCACCCGGCTGGCCGAGCACTACTTCCCGTGACGCCCAGGGCCGAGGGCGTGCGCCGGCCGACGATCGCCGGGGCCTCGTGGACCAGGTCGTCGTCGGTGATCGCCTCGACCATGAAGAGCGCGAAGTCCGTCCGCCGGGTGATGTTGCTCGCCAGCGCCGGATCGCCGACGTGGCGGCGCCAGATCGGCAGCCCCTGGCTCGCGCCCTCCTCCAGGTCGCTGCCGCGCACGACCGTCCACCGGGTGTCGCTGGCGTAGATCCGGCGGCACGCGCGCACCTGGTCGTCGACGTCGATGACGCGGGCCAGCCGGGCCAGCACGGTCACGATCCGCATGATCACCCGGGACCAGAACGAGTACACGTCGTGTTCGTCACGCGGCACGTGCCAGCCGCAGGAGAACACCAGCCGCGCCCCTCGGGGAGCCAGGTCGAGCACCGCCTGCGCGGTGCCGGTCGAGTAGCCCCGCACGCCCCACGGGACCAGGACCGTGAGCACGGCGTCGCATCCCTCGACCGCCCGCGCGATGACCTCCCGGTCGTCGGTCTGCCCCGGGACCACGGTGACGCGGTCCGCGAACTCGGCCAGCTTGCCGACGCTCTGTTCACGGCACACGCCCACGACCTCGTAGTCGCGTTCGAGGGCGTGCCGGACCATGTGCCGCCCGAGCTTGCCCGAGGCCCCCACCACGCAGACCCTCGTCCGGCGCCCGCCGCCGGCCTCGTCGTGTTCCCGTCGCCCGTCCATGTCCGCTCCTCCCATCGACCTTACACCCGTAAGGCTGTACTCGGAGGCTATCCTTACACCTGTAAGACCGTCAAGGACGAGTGGCGGAGCACCGAGCGGAACACGGAGACCTCACCAGTGGCATCGACCCCCAGGCGACGACAGGAGTCCCGCCCCTCACTGAGCCGCGCGCGCGTCCTCGAAGGCGCGGTCCGCGTCGCCGACGAACGCGGCGTCACCGCGGTGAGCATGCGCAAGGTGGCCGAGGAGCTCGGGGTGGAGGCGATGTCGCTCTACCACCACGTGGCCAACAAGGACGAGGTCCTGGACGGGATCGTCGACCTGGTCTTCGCCGAGATCGAGCTGCCCCGGGACGAGCCCGACTGGAGGGCCGCGATGCGCCGGCGCGCCTCGTCCGCCCGGGAGGCCCTGCTGCGCCACCCCTGGGCGCTGGGCCTGATGGACTCCCGGCGCACCCCCGGCCCGGCGACGCTCACGCACCACGACTGGATGATCGGCCGCCTGCGCCAGGCGGGATTCTCGCTGTCGCGGACGGCCCGGGCCGTGTCGACGCTGGACGGCTACGTGTACGGGTTCGTGCTCCAGGAGTCGAGCCTGCCCTTCCGCACACCCGAGGAGCTGGAGGGCGTGGCGACCGCGATGGTCGACGCGTTCCCGGCCGGGGGCTATCCCCACCTGACCGAGATGATCCGGGCGCACGCCCTGAGCCAGGGCTACGCCTACGCCGAGGAGTTCGCGCCCGGCCTGGACCTGATCCTGGACGGCCTCGAAACACTCCGGAACGCCCCCTGTTGACCACGAGGCCGTGGTGAACTGCCTAGCGCGTGAGGGCGAGCGCCAGGGAGGCGACGGCCAGGGCGAGGTAGGCGCCCGGGAACGCGATGTTGGACAGGACACCGGCGCGGACGTGGGCGGCCACGGCCCCCAGGTAGAACGCCACGAGCCCCGCCGCGGCGGCGGCTCCGAGGGCGGGGAACCAGAGCAGGCCGAGGAGCAGCCCGGCCGCGCCCGCGAGCTTGAGCACGGCCAGGAACGGCAGCCACGAGCGAGGCACGCCCACCCTCGCGGAGTTGGCGAGGACGAAGTCCGCCTTCAGGAGGTCGGCGGCGGCGATGCCGGCGTTGGCCAGGATCGTGACGAGGGTGACGGCGGCGTGGACGGTGGGCACGGGTGCTCCGATCGTGGGCGGCGGGAACG from Nocardiopsis aegyptia harbors:
- a CDS encoding NAD(P)-dependent oxidoreductase produces the protein MDGRREHDEAGGGRRTRVCVVGASGKLGRHMVRHALERDYEVVGVCREQSVGKLAEFADRVTVVPGQTDDREVIARAVEGCDAVLTVLVPWGVRGYSTGTAQAVLDLAPRGARLVFSCGWHVPRDEHDVYSFWSRVIMRIVTVLARLARVIDVDDQVRACRRIYASDTRWTVVRGSDLEEGASQGLPIWRRHVGDPALASNITRRTDFALFMVEAITDDDLVHEAPAIVGRRTPSALGVTGSSARPAG
- a CDS encoding TetR/AcrR family transcriptional regulator, whose amino-acid sequence is MASTPRRRQESRPSLSRARVLEGAVRVADERGVTAVSMRKVAEELGVEAMSLYHHVANKDEVLDGIVDLVFAEIELPRDEPDWRAAMRRRASSAREALLRHPWALGLMDSRRTPGPATLTHHDWMIGRLRQAGFSLSRTARAVSTLDGYVYGFVLQESSLPFRTPEELEGVATAMVDAFPAGGYPHLTEMIRAHALSQGYAYAEEFAPGLDLILDGLETLRNAPC
- a CDS encoding DoxX family protein, whose amino-acid sequence is MPTVHAAVTLVTILANAGIAAADLLKADFVLANSARVGVPRSWLPFLAVLKLAGAAGLLLGLLWFPALGAAAAAGLVAFYLGAVAAHVRAGVLSNIAFPGAYLALAVASLALALTR